One Prunus dulcis chromosome 8, ALMONDv2, whole genome shotgun sequence DNA window includes the following coding sequences:
- the LOC117638137 gene encoding cytochrome b5-like, with the protein MAGGSKVYTLAEVSAHSDRKDCWLLIDGKVYDVTKFLEDHPGGDEVLLAATGKDASNDFEDVGHSSTARAMMDEFYVGDIDSSSIPTKRAYTPPKQPYYNQDKTTDFIIKILQFLVPLLILGLAFGVRFYTKTSTA; encoded by the exons ATGGCCGGAGGCAGCAAGGTCTACACTTTAGCTGAGGTCTCTGCTCACAGTGACCGCAAAGACTGCTGGCTCCTCATTGATGGCAAG GTATATGATGTAACGAAGTTCTTGGAGGACCATCCTGGCGGTGATGAGGTCTTATTGGCAGCCACAG GAAAGGATGCAAGTAATGATTTTGAGGATGTTGGCCACAGCTCCACTGCTAGAGCAATGATGGATGAATTTTATGTCGGAGACATTGATTCATCATCCATCCCCACAAAGAGGGCGTACACTCCTCCCAAGCAGCCTTACTACAACCAGGACAAGACAACCGATTTCATCATCAAAATCCTCCAGTTCCTCGTTCCCCTGctaattttgggtttggctTTTGGTGTCCGCTTCTATACCAAAACTTCAACAGCGTAA